A genomic region of Alphaproteobacteria bacterium contains the following coding sequences:
- a CDS encoding ABC transporter permease codes for MIEKRNFLARLGKKFLDSLEVLGRLSMFSVNSVKNIFGRPFYLKQLFIQCLSIGYYSLPVVAMTTVFTGMALALQTYSGFSRFSAEGAVATVVVLGITRELAPVMAGLMVAGRVGAAIAAEIGTMKVTEQIDALTTLSTNPYKYLVVPRVIAGTIMLPVLVLIGDVFGVMGGFLVGVYNLDFNPANYIRNTVEYLEPMDVYSGLIKAAVFGFIVSLMGCYHGYNSRGGAQGVGSATTNAVVSASILILIANYIVTDLLF; via the coding sequence ATGATTGAAAAAAGAAATTTCTTAGCGAGACTTGGTAAAAAGTTCTTAGATTCATTAGAGGTTTTAGGAAGACTATCAATGTTCTCTGTTAATTCAGTTAAGAATATTTTCGGTAGGCCATTTTATTTAAAGCAACTATTTATTCAATGTTTGTCTATAGGTTATTACTCTTTGCCAGTTGTTGCAATGACTACAGTCTTTACAGGTATGGCATTGGCTCTTCAAACTTATTCAGGATTCTCTAGATTCTCTGCAGAAGGAGCTGTGGCTACAGTAGTAGTGCTAGGTATAACTAGAGAACTTGCTCCTGTTATGGCAGGGCTTATGGTTGCAGGAAGAGTAGGGGCGGCTATAGCGGCAGAGATAGGAACAATGAAAGTTACAGAACAAATTGATGCTCTTACAACTTTATCTACAAATCCATATAAATACTTAGTAGTGCCGAGAGTTATAGCAGGAACAATTATGTTACCTGTATTGGTTTTAATTGGAGATGTTTTTGGAGTTATGGGGGGATTCTTAGTTGGAGTATATAACTTAGATTTTAATCCAGCAAATTATATCAGAAATACAGTTGAGTACTTAGAGCCTATGGATGTTTATTCTGGATTAATTAAAGCGGCTGTTTTTGGATTTATAGTATCTTTAATGGGATGTTATCATGGGTATAACTCTAGAGGAGGAGCTCAAGGAGTTGGTTCT